The following proteins are co-located in the Phycisphaerae bacterium genome:
- a CDS encoding FadR/GntR family transcriptional regulator, with the protein MNKELLHTKLVRELIAMISSGKYGDGTRLPAERKLCSQFNVSRGTVRLALYDLEKLGILKIRAGSGAYVQKVSQRKLPTHFLPPDFVNVTISDIICARKVIETAAITLACEKISARQIEELEQLILKMELSEDNLIEFLKLDMEFHQFIIHASGNVPLVTAFESIAEYHKYSQVFSSLYESEISIAIKFHKKMLSALKDHNVKNAAKAITEHLEHTEHIAKSAKRKNPSA; encoded by the coding sequence ATGAACAAAGAGCTGCTTCATACAAAACTTGTGCGGGAACTGATTGCCATGATATCATCGGGCAAATACGGCGACGGCACGAGGCTGCCTGCCGAGCGAAAACTATGCTCGCAGTTTAATGTCAGCCGCGGCACGGTAAGGCTGGCTCTTTACGACCTTGAGAAGCTGGGCATACTGAAAATCAGGGCCGGCTCAGGAGCTTATGTTCAGAAGGTCTCTCAACGTAAACTGCCGACACATTTTTTGCCGCCGGATTTTGTCAATGTAACCATTTCGGACATCATTTGCGCCCGCAAGGTAATAGAGACGGCGGCGATAACTCTTGCCTGTGAAAAAATAAGTGCCCGTCAGATTGAAGAACTCGAGCAATTGATACTAAAAATGGAACTGTCAGAAGATAATCTTATAGAGTTCCTAAAATTAGATATGGAATTTCACCAGTTTATAATCCACGCGAGCGGAAACGTGCCGCTTGTCACGGCGTTCGAGTCAATCGCGGAATACCACAAATATTCACAGGTCTTTTCCAGTCTTTACGAAAGCGAGATATCGATAGCGATAAAATTTCATAAAAAGATGCTTTCCGCTTTGAAAGACCATAACGTGAAAAACGCCGCAAAGGCGATTACCGAACATCTGGAGCATACCGAACATATCGCAAAGTCAGCGAAACGGAAAAA